A window of the Caldalkalibacillus salinus genome harbors these coding sequences:
- a CDS encoding sirohydrochlorin chelatase, whose amino-acid sequence MLTAGLEKTEKTGVLLIAHGSRKKTWVRAIDHLAQSIKLPFPMALGFLELVEERRIEDGIRLLERQGVGDIIVVPLFVCSGSTHLEEIKYILGVKKESWVPTEHLKLIRSQARLLWCPPMDSHTIITRILTERIQALSHSPYQETLLLVAHGSNKLIFQRLWEITLNRLVTKLQHTCHFSEARYATLLPNTLRTQAMELSYKKPPVVIPLFLSQGYFTHHVIPETLSGLDYKYSGETYLPHPLIKHWVLETIQQAVLNAKLKSPLMSG is encoded by the coding sequence ATGTTAACGGCAGGGTTAGAAAAAACAGAAAAAACAGGCGTGTTACTGATTGCTCATGGGTCTAGAAAAAAGACATGGGTTCGTGCCATTGACCACTTAGCCCAATCGATTAAACTCCCTTTTCCTATGGCTTTAGGTTTTCTAGAACTGGTTGAAGAGAGGCGTATTGAGGACGGTATACGTCTACTTGAACGACAGGGGGTAGGTGACATTATCGTTGTCCCGTTATTTGTATGCTCTGGGAGTACGCACCTCGAGGAGATTAAGTACATTTTGGGTGTGAAAAAGGAATCATGGGTGCCCACTGAACATCTCAAGCTGATTCGAAGCCAAGCGCGGCTCTTATGGTGCCCTCCAATGGATAGCCATACCATCATCACGCGTATCCTAACCGAGCGCATTCAAGCACTGAGTCACTCCCCTTATCAGGAGACGTTACTATTGGTTGCACACGGTAGCAATAAACTGATCTTCCAACGATTGTGGGAGATCACTTTGAACAGGTTAGTGACGAAGCTACAACACACATGCCATTTTAGCGAAGCACGTTATGCTACATTACTGCCCAACACTCTACGAACACAAGCGATGGAACTTAGTTATAAAAAACCGCCCGTGGTCATCCCACTATTCTTAAGCCAAGGTTACTTTACTCATCATGTGATACCAGAAACGCTATCCGGTTTGGATTATAAGTATAGTGGCGAAACGTATCTCCCACATCCTTTAATCAAGCATTGGGTACTTGAAACCATTCAACAAGCCGTATTAAACGCTAAGCTAAAAAGTCCCCTCATGAGTGGTTAA
- the nirB gene encoding nitrite reductase large subunit NirB produces MSQKKKIVLVGNGMAGINTIEHMLKLAPNKFDMTVFGSEPYPNYNRIMLSSVLAGDSTVDDIVMNPYEWYEKHGITLYTGQTVTNIDTTKQTVTSDQGVQVPYDELILATGSNPFMLPLPGADKEGVIAFRNIQDCQTMIDASKKYKKAVVIGGGLLGLEAARGFINLGMQVDVVHICDHLMERQLDPTASKMLQEALEEQGMNFLLNKESAEILGEERVTGLSFRDGTSTEADLVVMAVGIRPNVELAQTSGIEVDRGIVVNDVLETNQPHVFAVGECAQHRETVYGLVAPLYEQSAVLAKRLADVETEPYEGSVVDTKLKVSGVDVFSGGEFIDTDETKAIRVHDEFSGIYKKVLIKDNQVVGTVLFGDTKEGSRIMKLVRDQVEVSQQDMNALLTGSQGNNSTAPTGLGTEHMDNADIICGCNGVSKGDICQAIQEQGLSTVEEVKNVTKASRSCGGCRPLVSEILEHTLGDQYTGSEGKEPICACTDYSHEEVVEAIREKQLTYVKEVMNVLEWKNEEGCSKCRPALNYYLGVVDPVAYSDDHTSRFVNERMHANIQKDGTYSVVPRIYGGVTTPEDLKKIAEVALKYEIPTVKLTGGQRIDLLGVQKENLTEVWEDLGMRSGHAYGKALRTVKTCVGDTYCRFGTADAMGMGIRMEKRFEGLNTPHKVKMSVSGCPRNCAESGIKDLGVVAIDGGWELYVGGNGGVKIRVGDLLATVKTEDELIEYAEAFLQYYRETARYLERTAQWVERMGLEHVQAVIEDDEQRQALCQRMVTALSVHSDPWQKAIEDKQVQKDLYEVIDAKA; encoded by the coding sequence ATGTCACAAAAGAAAAAAATTGTGCTAGTTGGTAACGGGATGGCGGGCATTAACACGATTGAACACATGCTCAAGCTCGCGCCTAACAAATTTGATATGACTGTTTTTGGGTCTGAGCCGTATCCAAACTATAACCGTATTATGCTTTCTTCGGTCTTAGCAGGGGATTCAACCGTTGACGATATCGTGATGAATCCTTATGAATGGTACGAAAAGCATGGTATCACGTTATACACGGGGCAAACTGTTACGAACATCGACACGACCAAGCAAACGGTGACCAGTGATCAAGGTGTTCAAGTACCCTATGACGAGCTGATCCTAGCCACCGGTTCAAATCCTTTTATGTTGCCGCTCCCAGGGGCAGATAAAGAAGGGGTTATTGCATTTAGAAATATCCAAGACTGTCAGACCATGATTGATGCATCAAAAAAGTACAAAAAAGCGGTCGTCATAGGCGGTGGCCTATTAGGCTTAGAGGCGGCAAGAGGGTTTATTAATCTCGGGATGCAGGTGGACGTGGTTCATATCTGCGATCACCTTATGGAGAGACAGCTCGACCCTACCGCGTCAAAAATGTTACAGGAAGCTCTGGAAGAACAGGGGATGAACTTTCTCCTAAACAAAGAGTCAGCAGAGATCTTAGGCGAGGAAAGGGTGACAGGGTTAAGCTTCAGAGACGGTACATCAACAGAAGCAGACCTTGTCGTCATGGCGGTTGGCATTAGACCAAACGTGGAATTGGCTCAAACGAGTGGGATAGAGGTCGATCGTGGGATTGTTGTTAATGATGTGCTAGAAACGAATCAGCCTCACGTGTTTGCCGTGGGCGAATGTGCTCAACACCGAGAAACGGTATACGGGTTGGTCGCCCCTCTATATGAGCAAAGTGCCGTGCTAGCGAAACGACTCGCTGACGTTGAGACGGAACCGTATGAAGGCTCTGTCGTCGATACCAAACTGAAGGTGTCCGGTGTAGACGTCTTCTCTGGGGGAGAATTTATCGATACGGATGAGACGAAAGCGATTCGTGTTCATGATGAGTTCTCTGGCATATACAAAAAAGTGCTCATCAAAGACAACCAAGTCGTAGGCACCGTCTTGTTTGGCGATACGAAGGAAGGCAGTCGAATCATGAAGCTGGTCCGTGATCAGGTGGAGGTGAGTCAGCAGGACATGAATGCCCTATTAACGGGTAGCCAAGGAAACAACTCAACAGCCCCCACAGGTCTAGGTACGGAACACATGGATAACGCCGATATTATCTGTGGATGTAATGGTGTCAGTAAAGGAGATATCTGCCAAGCGATTCAAGAGCAAGGCTTATCAACGGTGGAAGAGGTCAAAAACGTCACGAAAGCGTCCCGTTCATGTGGCGGATGTCGGCCACTCGTAAGTGAGATTTTAGAGCATACACTAGGTGATCAGTATACAGGGTCAGAAGGAAAAGAGCCTATATGTGCGTGCACTGACTACTCTCATGAGGAAGTTGTAGAAGCGATACGTGAAAAACAACTGACGTACGTCAAAGAAGTGATGAACGTTTTAGAGTGGAAAAATGAAGAAGGATGTTCAAAGTGCCGTCCCGCATTGAACTATTACCTAGGTGTGGTTGATCCTGTGGCCTACTCGGATGATCATACTTCCCGCTTTGTTAATGAAAGAATGCATGCCAACATTCAAAAAGACGGCACATATTCGGTGGTGCCACGTATATACGGCGGGGTAACAACACCAGAGGATCTAAAGAAAATAGCCGAAGTGGCCTTAAAATACGAAATCCCAACGGTTAAGCTCACGGGTGGACAACGCATCGACTTACTAGGGGTACAAAAAGAAAACCTCACCGAAGTGTGGGAAGACCTCGGTATGCGTTCAGGGCATGCTTACGGTAAAGCGTTGCGTACAGTAAAAACGTGTGTAGGCGATACATACTGCCGCTTCGGAACGGCTGACGCGATGGGAATGGGCATCCGAATGGAGAAACGCTTTGAAGGACTCAATACCCCTCATAAAGTGAAAATGTCCGTCTCCGGATGTCCAAGAAACTGTGCTGAATCAGGTATAAAAGACCTTGGCGTCGTGGCGATCGACGGAGGTTGGGAGTTATATGTCGGGGGTAACGGCGGCGTGAAGATACGTGTCGGTGACTTGTTAGCGACAGTGAAGACAGAAGATGAACTTATTGAGTACGCAGAGGCATTTCTACAGTACTACAGAGAAACGGCTAGATATCTAGAACGTACAGCGCAATGGGTGGAACGGATGGGTCTCGAGCACGTTCAAGCAGTGATCGAGGATGATGAGCAACGGCAAGCCTTATGTCAGCGCATGGTCACCGCACTTTCTGTTCATAGTGACCCATGGCAAAAGGCCATTGAAGACAAACAGGTACAGAAAGATCTATATGAAGTCATAGATGCGAAAGCTTAG
- the nirD gene encoding nitrite reductase small subunit NirD: MSVTNEQPYLIEIGPVDELPQNTGKTVRVQGYEVALFKLSNGDVRAIENRCPHKGGVLAEGIVSGEYVFCPMHDQKISLSSGHVQPPDTGCVTTYPVVITDHKIYIDSRPLSKEVCE; the protein is encoded by the coding sequence GTGAGTGTAACAAACGAACAACCATACCTGATAGAAATAGGCCCTGTGGATGAGTTACCCCAAAACACAGGTAAAACCGTTCGTGTACAAGGGTACGAAGTGGCATTATTTAAGTTAAGTAATGGTGACGTTAGAGCCATTGAGAACCGCTGTCCGCACAAAGGCGGTGTGTTAGCAGAGGGAATCGTCAGTGGGGAATACGTCTTTTGTCCCATGCATGATCAAAAGATTAGCTTGAGTTCCGGCCATGTACAGCCACCAGATACGGGGTGTGTGACAACCTATCCTGTTGTGATAACGGATCATAAAATCTACATCGACAGCAGACCATTGAGCAAGGAAGTCTGTGAATGA
- a CDS encoding molybdopterin oxidoreductase family protein, with amino-acid sequence MHTHCCFCSMQCGLVIENKDDDTYKVKPSKSFPVATGRLCQKGLNAVTHTQHDSRITRPLQRENPEDDPWMPRDWNHAMISIAERITSIQSKYGHDAVAVYGGGSLTNEVSYLLGKFTRVALQSRHIDYNGRYCMSSAATAANQAFGLDRGFTFPLSDISKADYIILAGTNIAECQPTMVPYLLEAKKRGAMIVTIDPRYTLTTKLSDIDVRLRPGFDAVFVNGLLHVIVKENLYDHTFVQQRTQGFESLVDAVEAYTPDRVEALTGILPEVTRTIARGFAQAKTGIVLTARGVEQQTNGVDNTLNYINLSLVTGKIGKNGCGFGAVTGQGNGQGGREHGQKADQLPGYRLIDDPTARQHVADVWGISPDDLPGKGVSAYEMIEKIDQGKIKAMIVLGSNPVVSSPNNHFVKQALQKLDLLVVIDMFETETAQLAHWLLPGSSFLEGEGTMTNLEGRVIHRPQVFGEYGDSMQDYQIICQLAKHLGKGQYFQYDSIEAVFDELCRASAGGKADYSGISYDRLKKEKGVYWPCPSRDHAGSPLLFTDRFYHSDGMAKLTPITPKKPAEVTTRAFPYVLTTGRLASHYLSGVQTRRTAQLNRKAPVPLAEIHPWLAKKLKIGKDQKVKLTSLRGEITLQVKIHNGIHPRTIFVPFHWGGALSINQVTNDALDPQSRMPEFKICAVNAERAD; translated from the coding sequence ATGCACACCCATTGTTGTTTTTGTAGTATGCAATGTGGTTTAGTCATTGAAAACAAAGATGACGACACGTATAAAGTCAAACCAAGTAAATCATTTCCTGTGGCAACAGGGCGACTCTGTCAAAAGGGGTTAAATGCAGTGACGCACACGCAACATGATTCCCGAATCACACGACCGCTTCAGCGTGAAAACCCTGAGGATGACCCTTGGATGCCTAGGGATTGGAATCACGCTATGATCTCAATTGCAGAAAGGATCACATCTATACAATCCAAATATGGCCATGATGCTGTTGCTGTTTACGGAGGAGGGTCTCTGACGAACGAAGTGAGTTACCTCTTAGGTAAGTTTACGCGTGTAGCCTTGCAATCGAGACATATAGATTATAACGGGCGCTATTGTATGTCCTCCGCTGCAACGGCCGCTAATCAAGCGTTCGGCCTCGATCGCGGCTTCACGTTTCCTTTATCAGATATCTCAAAGGCAGACTATATTATTTTGGCGGGGACGAATATAGCCGAATGTCAGCCAACGATGGTGCCCTATTTATTAGAAGCAAAGAAGAGAGGCGCGATGATCGTCACCATTGATCCAAGGTATACACTAACCACTAAGCTTTCTGATATAGATGTCCGCTTGCGTCCTGGATTTGATGCCGTCTTTGTGAATGGGTTATTGCATGTGATCGTCAAAGAAAACTTATATGATCATACATTTGTACAGCAAAGGACCCAAGGCTTTGAAAGCTTGGTTGACGCAGTGGAAGCCTATACACCTGATCGCGTCGAAGCGCTAACCGGGATTCTGCCAGAAGTGACACGCACGATTGCTCGCGGCTTTGCCCAAGCTAAAACGGGCATCGTGCTTACGGCACGCGGAGTCGAACAGCAAACGAACGGCGTAGACAACACTTTAAATTATATTAACCTCAGTCTCGTAACGGGGAAGATCGGTAAAAACGGTTGTGGTTTTGGTGCTGTAACAGGACAAGGAAACGGTCAAGGTGGACGTGAGCATGGTCAGAAAGCGGACCAGCTCCCAGGTTATCGTCTGATCGACGATCCCACTGCACGTCAGCACGTCGCTGATGTTTGGGGAATATCGCCAGATGATCTGCCGGGGAAAGGTGTCTCAGCCTATGAAATGATAGAAAAGATAGATCAGGGGAAGATAAAAGCGATGATTGTGCTAGGTTCCAATCCTGTCGTTTCAAGTCCGAATAATCATTTTGTCAAACAAGCATTACAAAAGCTAGATTTATTGGTCGTTATCGATATGTTTGAGACTGAAACGGCACAACTGGCTCATTGGCTGCTCCCAGGTTCTTCTTTTTTAGAAGGAGAAGGGACGATGACAAATCTTGAAGGACGTGTCATCCATCGACCGCAAGTCTTCGGTGAGTATGGTGATAGTATGCAAGACTACCAGATCATTTGTCAGCTTGCTAAGCACCTCGGGAAGGGTCAGTATTTTCAATATGATTCTATCGAAGCCGTATTCGATGAGCTATGCAGGGCTTCTGCGGGAGGTAAAGCGGATTACAGTGGCATCAGTTATGATCGTCTGAAGAAGGAAAAAGGGGTCTACTGGCCTTGTCCATCGCGTGATCACGCCGGGAGTCCATTACTGTTTACAGACCGATTCTATCATTCAGACGGTATGGCCAAGTTGACGCCTATTACCCCAAAAAAGCCGGCTGAAGTGACGACGAGGGCATTTCCTTATGTCCTCACAACGGGACGATTGGCTAGTCACTATCTTAGTGGCGTACAAACGAGGAGGACAGCTCAACTCAATCGGAAAGCGCCTGTTCCGTTAGCTGAAATCCATCCGTGGCTAGCGAAAAAGTTAAAAATAGGGAAGGATCAAAAGGTTAAATTGACGAGCCTAAGAGGAGAGATCACCCTACAAGTCAAAATACACAATGGGATTCATCCCCGAACGATTTTTGTCCCCTTCCATTGGGGAGGTGCTTTGTCCATTAATCAGGTGACGAATGATGCCCTTGATCCTCAGAGTCGCATGCCCGAATTTAAGATCTGTGCCGTTAACGCTGAGCGAGCAGATTAA